GGAGAAGAGTTTGTCTTCCATTCAGAAATCTTTAAAGTAAAAGAATTTGATATAGCTTCATTAGACAAAGTAATCCATTTGAGTGAAAAACAAGGTGACGGATTTGGTTACGATATCTGTTCTGTTAATGAGAATGGAGAAACCATTTTCATCGAAGTGAAAACAACAAAAGGCTCATGCGAAACTCCATTTTATATGAGTAAAAATGAAAGATTATTTTTCGAGGAAAATATAAATAATAATGCTTATATATATAGAGTCTATAATTTCATCAAAGAAACCCGTCATGGTCAAACAAAGATAATCTCTGCCAAAGAATTATTTAAAAATTACAACTTTGATCCTATCTCATTTATTGTAACGCCAAAATAATATAAAATAAATAATATAATGGGAGGTATTTATGACAGTCGATAATGAGAGAGCCATTAGGGCAATTGTAAAAAGCCATGTTGAAAGTTATGCATCAGGCTTTTCAGATAGACATATATCTGAATACAAAGATGATGAAGGTACAATAAACATGAAAATACACAACGTGTTTATTGCCATATTAGGTGCAGATATTCAATATTATTCAGCTTTGTCACGTTCATTAGATTCTTCTCTTGGAAATATGCTTGAAAAGATGGCAATAAACATTGCTACATTACATTATAGAGTTTCACAGCATGTAGAGGGCAATATTTACAAAGAGCAAACTGAATATATTGCAGATATCCTAGAAGAATACAAGAGACATGCAAAAAAACCTTTGCTTTCAGATTACAGCGGTATAACCAAGAAAACTACTAACGACATCATAAATAAAAGACATGAAAGCGATTATTACTTAATAGACGAAGAAACAGGCATGCATTATCTCATCGAATTAAAAATCGGGGGAGATTTAGATAACAAAAAGGCTCGTTCCGAAAAAGAGGCATTGCTTGAACAGTATTGTATTCTTGCAAATAGTTTAGGTAGTGAAGAAAAAGTAAAAATTTATTTTGCAACCGCTTATAATCGCTATGGCGAAGATAAACCTTGGAAACAGAGTCGTGTTTTACAATTTTTTAGTGAAGAAGAATTAAAAATTGGTTGCGACTTTTGGAATATGGTTTGCAAAACCGATAAAGGTTATGAAATTATTTTAGATGAGTACAAGAAAAATGCTCATTTCATAATTGATGCATTAAACAAAATTAAAAAGGTCTATCTGCCAAATGCTTAATTTAAAAAGGGATTGGCACTGTTATCTAAAAAAAGGTAACAGCAAGAAACTCATAAAACAAGTTCCAGATAAAAGCATAGACTTTCTCTTGACTGACCCACCATATAACATTGGCAAACACTCCACTGGTAATATTCCTTTGCCAGGTCGTACCCCGATGAACAACGATGTTGCGGATTGGGATTGGATTGATTTTAATCCAGAAGATTGGGTTGAAGATTTTTTAAGAGTCTTAAAACCAACTGGAAATCTTTTTATTTTTACTTCCTACAATCAATTAGGACGTTGGTATAATTGTCTTGACCATAGATTCGATACAAGTAATTTTATAATTTGGCATAAAACGAATCCGGCTCCTAAAATTTTTAAGGCAGGTTTCTTAAACAGTTGTGAAATGATTTTTTGTTGTTGGAATAAACGACATACATGGAATTTTATTTCCCAAAAAGAAATGCACAATTTTCTAGAAAGTCCAATTTGTATGGCTCCCGAAAGATTAAAAAAACCGAAACACCCTGCTCAAAAGC
This Treponema socranskii subsp. buccale DNA region includes the following protein-coding sequences:
- a CDS encoding TdeIII family type II restriction endonuclease, whose translation is MTVDNERAIRAIVKSHVESYASGFSDRHISEYKDDEGTINMKIHNVFIAILGADIQYYSALSRSLDSSLGNMLEKMAINIATLHYRVSQHVEGNIYKEQTEYIADILEEYKRHAKKPLLSDYSGITKKTTNDIINKRHESDYYLIDEETGMHYLIELKIGGDLDNKKARSEKEALLEQYCILANSLGSEEKVKIYFATAYNRYGEDKPWKQSRVLQFFSEEELKIGCDFWNMVCKTDKGYEIILDEYKKNAHFIIDALNKIKKVYLPNA
- a CDS encoding DNA-methyltransferase is translated as MLNLKRDWHCYLKKGNSKKLIKQVPDKSIDFLLTDPPYNIGKHSTGNIPLPGRTPMNNDVADWDWIDFNPEDWVEDFLRVLKPTGNLFIFTSYNQLGRWYNCLDHRFDTSNFIIWHKTNPAPKIFKAGFLNSCEMIFCCWNKRHTWNFISQKEMHNFLESPICMAPERLKKPKHPAQKPVFILKKMVTIASNENDIVFDPFMGVGSTGVAALELNRKFIGFELDENYFQAGKKRIMEYKKDVPNL